The Nonlabens sp. Hel1_33_55 genome contains the following window.
TTCTCATATTGCACAGCCTTAAATTTAATATTTCTTTGGGTTTTAGGCGTTAGCTGCCTTGAAAGCCTTTAATTTCTCTATAAGAGCAGGCACAACTTCAAAAGCATCACCTACCACTCCATAGTCTGCAGCCTTGAAAAAAGGCGCTTCTGGATCTGTATTGATTACTACTTTTATTTTGGAAGAATTGATACCAGCAAGGTGTTGGATCGCTCCAGAAATTCCAATAGCAATGTATAGGTTGGACGCTACTGGCTTTCCTGTTTGACCTACGTGCTCGCCGTGAGGTCTCCATCCCATATCACTAACAGGTTTGGAACAAGCGGTTGCTGCACCTAGTACATCTGCCAGTTCTTCAATCATTCCCCAGTTTTCTGGTCCTTTCATACCACGACCGGCACTGACAACGATCTCTGCATCTGCGATGGTTACCTTATCGGTTGCCTTGTCGACAGACTGTACTTCTACTTTGAAATCGTCATCATTCAATGAAGGTGCAAAATCTGCAACGGTACAATCGGTTGGGTTTTCTTTTAAGCCGTAGGCGTTTTTAGACAATCCAATTAACTTGCGATCTGTTGAAATCTGCGTGTTACTAAATGCTTTGTTTGTAAAGACAGATCTTTTTACCGTGAATGGATCTGCGCTGGATGGTAATGCTACCACGTTAGAAACATAACCTGCATCTAAATGTACACTCACTAGAGATCCCAGATATTTAGAATCTGCACTAGAGCTAATTACGATCACCTTTGCATCTTCTGCCTTGGCTGCTTGAGCGATGGCATCTGCATAGGCACCTGCGTTGAATTTATCTAATTTGGCGTCCTTGACATTGTGTAGTTTACTGACGCCATAGGTTCCCAATTCACCAGCATCTGCCGCGTGAAATGCAATCGCTGCGACATCTGTTCCTAGCATGTCTGCAATTCCCTTGGCATAACTCGCCACTTCATAAGCCGTCTTTTTGAAGGCTCCGTTTTCTGATTCTGTATATACTAAAACTGACATAGTCTTTTAATTTTTGATGTGAACCTAATCATTGAAAGATCCACTGATGTTGTTGTTATCTCGCTTTCGCGAAAGCGAAATTCTTATTAATCAATCTACTATCGACAATCCCTAGATCGCCTTTGCCTCATTGTGCAAGAGATCGATTAGTTTATCAAGATTATCTGCATCTACTAAAGTTACGGCACCTTTAGGCGCTGGCTTTTCAAAAGATACGGCGCTTGTCTCACTATTTGCACCAACAGAGGCTTTGACATCCAGCGGCTTTTTACGAGCCATCATGATCCCACGCATATTGGGGATTCTCAAATCGCTTTCTTCCACGAGGCCTTTTTGACCACCTATAACTAGTGGCAAACTTGCCTTCACAGTTTCCTTACCGCCATCAATCTCACGTGTCGCAGTGGCACTATCACCATCTACTTCAAGAGAAATACAAGTGTTTACAAAACTAGCTCCTATCATGGCAGCCACCATTCCTGGTACCATTCCACCATTGTAGTCAATGGATTCACGACCAGCGATAACTAAATCATAACCGCCGTTTTTCACAACGTCTGCAAGTTCTTTTGCAACAGCATAACCGTCCACTGCTGGAGTGTCTACTCGTATCGCCTGGTCTGCACCTATGGCAAGAGCTTTTCTAAGTGTAGGCTCTACCTCTGCACCACCAACGGTGACTACGTCAACGCTAGCGTTTTGTTTTTCCTTAAACCACATCGCTCTGGTGAGTCCAAACTCATCATTGGGATTGATCACGAACTGTACGCCATTTGTATCAAACTGCGTGTCATTGTCTGTGAAGTTGATTTTTGAGGTTGTATCTGGCACATGGCTGATGCAAACTAATATCTTCATTTTATGAGGTGTTTTATTATCAATAATTCAATGTCCACGAAATTAATTAAAAATCACACAATAAGCTATGCGTGCATAATAAAATTTTGTTAGACTTTTTGAGCAGATAGTTCTTTAAGACCTATTTTTGTTCGAAGTACAACATCACTATTTTATGAAGACAATACAATTCCGCGAGGCAATTTGCGAGGCGATGAGTGAAGAAATGAGACGCGATGAGTCTGTCTATTTGATGGGTGAAGAAGTGGCCGAATACAATGGAGCTTACAAGGCCTCTAAAGGTATGCTGGATGAATTTGGCGCTAAAAGGGTTATCGACACTCCTATTTCTGAGCTTGGATTTGCTGGTGTTGCCATAGGTTCTACCATGACTGGTAACAGACCTATCGTTGAATACATGACTTTCAACTTCTCACTAGTTGGGATTGACCAAATCATAAACAACGCGGCGAAAATTCGTCAAATGAGTGGTGGACAATTGAAGTGTCCTATTGTATTTAGAGGACCTACCGGTAGTGCTGGTCAACTGGCCGCAACACACTCGCAAGCTTTTGAAAGCTGGTTTGCAAACACACCTGGACTTAAAGTAATTGTACCGTCAAATCCATATGATGCAAAAGGATTGCTTAAAGCAGCCATAAGAGATGATGATCCCGTTATTTTCATGGAATCTGAGCAAATGTATGGTGATAAAGGTGAAGTGCCAGAAGATGAGTACATCCTACCTATAGGTGTTGCCGAACTTAAAAGAGAAGGTGACGATGTTACTATCGTTTCCTTTGGAAAAATTATCAAGGAAGCCTACAAGGCCGCCGAAGAATTAGAAAAAGAAGGTATCTCTTGTGAGATCATCGATTTAAGAACGGTACGTCCTTATGATAAGGAAGCGATTTTGAAATCGGTTAAGAAAACGAATAGATTGGTGATTCTGGAAGAAGCATGGCCATTTGGTAATGTATCTACTGAAATCTCACACATGGTACAGGCAGAAGCTTTTGACTATCTTGATGCTCCTATCTACAAAATCAACACCGCAGATACTCCAGCACCTTATTCTCCAGTGTTATTGGAAGAATGGTTGCCTAACAGTAAAGATGTGGTGGAAGGTGTAAAGAAAGTGATGTATAGAAAGTAAAAAACTTTCAATTTTAATATTTAAAATCCCAACTCTCGCGAGTTGGAATTTTTGTTTTAAAGGTTTCTGAAGAAATAAATCATACGCTTCAGCACGTATATAGAGAAAATGCTAAGACTAAAAATTAGTGTCACTATTACTTTGATAGGAAATGAAATAACAAATACTGGACAGGATTTTAATTAGTTACCGTACAGTATATTTTAGTTCACTCAGGATTCTATATCAATTCTTTTTAAGAAAAAAAGGGTCCAATAATTTGTAGAATGTTCTTTTAAATCGAAGTTCCAACGCGTAACAAAACTGCATAGCCAATAAATACGTTTGTTACTTTACTAATCAGGTTTTAAGTCTGATTAATAATCGGGTTGGCTCTTAGGGAAGTTGGCTCGATTTTTTGTTTTCATAACATAATCTTAGTAGCAGTCGTTATATCTTCGGCGCTTGTAATTTTCACAATGACAGATAATTCCAGTGTATATCATTTGAGGTCGATTCTTTCGGCTTTTGCTTTGATATTTATTTCCATCATTTCAACCGCTCAGACTAAAGTAGGTGGAGTTGTTTATGATAGCGATGGCGTGACAGTTCCTTTCGCAAATGTTGTTTTCCCAGGTACTTATGAAGGTACCATCACTAATGATGATGGGCGTTTTTATTTACAATCTGATGAAAATTATAACCAGATTGAAATCTCATTTGTTGGCTACAAAACAAAAACCATTGATCTAGAAGGTCGTGTTAAACTTGACTTCAACATCACCTTAGAAAGCGATGAGGCACAACTTGATGCTGTTGTGGTTTACACCGGTAAGACATCTAAGAAAAACAATCCGGCACTGGATATTTTACGCAAGGTCTGGGAAAATCGCCGCAAGAATGGACTCCAACAATTTGATCAATATCAATACGAGAAGTACGAAAAACTAGAATTTGACCTCAACACTATAGATAGTTCCATGATCAATTCCAACCTTTTTGAAGGAATGGAATTCATATTTGACTACACAGACACAAGTGCTGTAACTGGTAAGACCTATCTACCCATATTTATTAATGAAGCGCTCTCTACCGTTTATGGCGATAATACCATCAACAAAGAAAAGCAGAACGTAAAGGCAAATAAAAACTCTGGATTTTCTGACAATCAAACCCTTATTGCTTTAGTAAAGGATTTATATACAGACATTGACATCTATGATAGGCACCTTAAATTCTTTGACAAGAGTTTTGTAAGTCCCATAGGTAGAGCTGGAATTGACACTTATAACTACGTACTGCGTGATACAGCAGATGTAGATGGAACACGATCCTTCAATATTGTTTACTATCCGCGTCGTGTAGGTGGTCTTACGTTTAAGGGAGATTTCTGGGTGGCAGACTCCACTTATGCTATCAAGCAAATCAACATGCAGGCTACTAAAAGTGCCAATGTAAACTGGGTTAAGGATATTTATATTGAGCAGGAATATCAAGTGCTGGGTGATAGCCTATTCCTGATTACAAGAGACTTTTTTCAGAGTGATTTTTCCCTGCGTAAAAAGGAAGAAGCTAGCGGCGTTTATGGTAAGCGCACCACTTTGTTTGCAGACTATCAATTTGACATAGAAAAGCCAGAGGATTTTTACCGTCGTCGCGTTAATGACTATGATCCAGATACCTATAATCGTAGCGAGGAATATTGGGATGAGAACCGACTGGAAAAACTTAACGAGGATGAGAAGCAGATTTACACCATGCTCGACACACTCAAGCAGAATAAAAAATTCAAACGACTATATAATATAGGAACCATTTTATCATCTGGTTATTATGAGGTAGACAACTTTGATATAGGACCCGTTTTTTCCATATTCGGATTTAATGATGTTGAGGGATTGCGATTGCGTGGTGGTGGACGTACTTATTTCACCGCAAACGATCCTTGGCGACTGGAAGGCTATCTAGCCTATGGTTTCAGGGATGATCAGGTCAAATATGGTATATCAGGGAAATATCTATTGGACAAGCGCAGCCGCTTGACTATTCAGGCAGGAAACCGTCG
Protein-coding sequences here:
- a CDS encoding electron transfer flavoprotein subunit alpha/FixB family protein, with the protein product MSVLVYTESENGAFKKTAYEVASYAKGIADMLGTDVAAIAFHAADAGELGTYGVSKLHNVKDAKLDKFNAGAYADAIAQAAKAEDAKVIVISSSADSKYLGSLVSVHLDAGYVSNVVALPSSADPFTVKRSVFTNKAFSNTQISTDRKLIGLSKNAYGLKENPTDCTVADFAPSLNDDDFKVEVQSVDKATDKVTIADAEIVVSAGRGMKGPENWGMIEELADVLGAATACSKPVSDMGWRPHGEHVGQTGKPVASNLYIAIGISGAIQHLAGINSSKIKVVINTDPEAPFFKAADYGVVGDAFEVVPALIEKLKAFKAANA
- a CDS encoding DUF5686 and carboxypeptidase-like regulatory domain-containing protein — translated: MTDNSSVYHLRSILSAFALIFISIISTAQTKVGGVVYDSDGVTVPFANVVFPGTYEGTITNDDGRFYLQSDENYNQIEISFVGYKTKTIDLEGRVKLDFNITLESDEAQLDAVVVYTGKTSKKNNPALDILRKVWENRRKNGLQQFDQYQYEKYEKLEFDLNTIDSSMINSNLFEGMEFIFDYTDTSAVTGKTYLPIFINEALSTVYGDNTINKEKQNVKANKNSGFSDNQTLIALVKDLYTDIDIYDRHLKFFDKSFVSPIGRAGIDTYNYVLRDTADVDGTRSFNIVYYPRRVGGLTFKGDFWVADSTYAIKQINMQATKSANVNWVKDIYIEQEYQVLGDSLFLITRDFFQSDFSLRKKEEASGVYGKRTTLFADYQFDIEKPEDFYRRRVNDYDPDTYNRSEEYWDENRLEKLNEDEKQIYTMLDTLKQNKKFKRLYNIGTILSSGYYEVDNFDIGPVFSIFGFNDVEGLRLRGGGRTYFTANDPWRLEGYLAYGFRDDQVKYGISGKYLLDKRSRLTIQAGNRRDIEQLAASLTNTNDVLGRSLASSALISTGNNGRLSSINLSTVSLSFEPLYNLEFRLGGSYRTIKSANPDFFSLDYLADDGTINSQLNQSDIGLSMTFTPGRKTANYGVDRTIINSYQYPILYANYTRGLEGVLNAEFDYDKFQFYYEHPLQIGGFGRLRARVEAGKTFGEVPLALLNVVPGNQTLFNIAGSFNTMNFYEFVTDEYVTLHLDHNFNGRIFSRIPGLQQLDLRELVGFKAVYGTISDQNIAINRSNIDYLAPEDVYYEYSFGVGNIFRILRIDASFRGNYRDLPDARTFAITGSFGFSF
- a CDS encoding pyruvate dehydrogenase complex E1 component subunit beta: MKTIQFREAICEAMSEEMRRDESVYLMGEEVAEYNGAYKASKGMLDEFGAKRVIDTPISELGFAGVAIGSTMTGNRPIVEYMTFNFSLVGIDQIINNAAKIRQMSGGQLKCPIVFRGPTGSAGQLAATHSQAFESWFANTPGLKVIVPSNPYDAKGLLKAAIRDDDPVIFMESEQMYGDKGEVPEDEYILPIGVAELKREGDDVTIVSFGKIIKEAYKAAEELEKEGISCEIIDLRTVRPYDKEAILKSVKKTNRLVILEEAWPFGNVSTEISHMVQAEAFDYLDAPIYKINTADTPAPYSPVLLEEWLPNSKDVVEGVKKVMYRK
- a CDS encoding electron transfer flavoprotein subunit beta/FixA family protein, coding for MKILVCISHVPDTTSKINFTDNDTQFDTNGVQFVINPNDEFGLTRAMWFKEKQNASVDVVTVGGAEVEPTLRKALAIGADQAIRVDTPAVDGYAVAKELADVVKNGGYDLVIAGRESIDYNGGMVPGMVAAMIGASFVNTCISLEVDGDSATATREIDGGKETVKASLPLVIGGQKGLVEESDLRIPNMRGIMMARKKPLDVKASVGANSETSAVSFEKPAPKGAVTLVDADNLDKLIDLLHNEAKAI